Proteins from a single region of Anastrepha ludens isolate Willacy chromosome 5, idAnaLude1.1, whole genome shotgun sequence:
- the LOC128863320 gene encoding zinc carboxypeptidase-like yields the protein MKSLILVFGFLAIFVAVGCASKVRYDNFKVFKIQTKNAEQRQMIEKLAENAESFNLWHSDDKEVHVMVNPQKLIHLQNYTRSHNLPLEVMVSNVQSLIDDEQPSKSTDDLSFGWTRYYPLSAIEEFLDDILATHPLVTSEINIGTSYEGRKIRGIKISYKSGNPGIFIESNIHAREWITSATATWFINELLTSEDEDVVNLAQNYDWYIVPVLNVDGFVYTHETDRMWRKTRQPVEGSACIGADPNRNCDSHWMENGGASSNPCSETFAGTHPFSEPEIKALADYIASIKDRLNIMLAFHSYSQVLLSPYGHTSELTDNHDDLMAVAKAYSDAVKELPYATEYTYGTSATSMYFTSGSTRDWVYNTQGIRLSYTIEFRDTGRFGFILPPIQILPHCEDTFVGILAIVKKAKELGYLEPKYTI from the exons ATGAAAAGCTTAATACTTGTTTTCGGATTTTTAGCCATATTCGTGGCTGTTGGATGTGCGTCAAAAGTGCGTTATGATAATTTTAAAGTGTTCAAAATCCAAACCAAAAATGCAGAACAGCGACAGATGATCGAGAAATTGGCTGAAAATGCGGAAAGT tttaatttatggCACAGCGATGACAAAGAAGTTCATGTTATGGTAAACCCACAGAAGCTCATACATCTACAAAACTATACGCGCTCCCATAATCTGCCTTTGGAAGTAATGGTCTCAAACGTGCAAAG CCTCATCGATGATGAACAGCCCTCTAAATCCACGGATGATCTCTCATTTGGTTGGACGCGCTATTATCCCTTATCAGCAATCGAAGAATTTTTAGATGACATATTAGCGACGCATCCACTTGTTACGAGTGAAATAAATATTGGCACATCCTATGAGGGACGTAAAATACGTGGCATTAAAATCTCTTATAAATCGGGCAATCCCGGTATATTCATCGAGTCCAACATACATGCACGAGAATGGATCACCTCGGCTACCGCGACTTGGTTCATCAACGAATTACTCACTTCGGAAGATGAAGATGTGGTGAACTTGGCCCAAAACTATGATTGGTATATTGTACCAGTTTTGAATGTAGATGGTTTTGTCTATACACATGAAACG gATCGCATGTGGCGCAAAACTCGCCAACCTGTGGAGGGCTCGGCATGCATTGGCGCAGATCCGAATCGTAATTGTGATTCGCATTGGATGGAGAATGGTGGTGCCTCATCAAATCCATGCTCTGAGACATTTGCCGGCACGCACCCTTTTTCCGAGCCTGAAATTAAAGCTCTTGCCGATTATATAGCTAGCATTAAAGATCGTCTCAATATTATGCTCGCTTTTCACTCGTATAGCCAAGTGTTGCTTTCACCATATGGACATACAAGCGAGCTTACCGATAATCACGATGATTTGATGGCAGTGGCAAAGGCTTATTCAGATGCGGTGAAAGAATTGCCCTACGCTACGGAATACACATATGGCACATCAGCTACGTCCATGT ATTTTACTTCCGGTTCGACAAGAGACTGGGTCTACAATACACAGGGTATTCGTCTCTCATACACCATCGAATTCCGTGATACTGGACGTTTTGGTTTCATCTTGCCGCCGATACAGATATTACCACATTGTGAGGATACGTTCGTCGGCATATTGGCAATAGTGAAGAAGGCCAAGGAATTGGGTTACCTGGAACCAAAGTACACTATTTGA
- the LOC128864530 gene encoding zinc carboxypeptidase: MKLLTLVLAIFLAIATASKVTRYDNFKVFKIRTENVEHLRMIEKLAADSENFNLWHSSNKEVHIMVSPQKLMQLQNYTRSYNLPLEVMVSNVQSRIDTEKSTKSTDDLSFGWTRYYPLSAIEEFLDDILATHPLVTSEINIGTSYEGRKIRGIKISYKSGNPGIFIESNIHAREWITSATATWLINELLTSEDENVVNLAQNHDWYIVPVLNVDGFVYTHETDRMWRKTRQPVEGSSCIGADPNRNYNSHWMESNGASSNPCDETYAGPVAFSEPEVKALADYVTSIKDRINIMLAFHSYSQVLLSPYGWTQVPPTNHNDLIAVAKAYSDAVKALPYNTTYTYGSTADVMYYASGATNDWAYSEQGIELSYTIEFRDTGRYGFILPPVQIIPHCEDTLAGLVALVKSADELGYLKIKYED; this comes from the exons ATGAAACTTCTAACATTGGTTTTAGCCATTTTCCTGGCCATTGCAACCGCATCCAAAGTCACTAGATACGATAATTTCAAAGTATTCAAGATTAGAACGGAAAATGTGGAACACCTACGAATGATTGAGAAATTGGCTGCCGATTCGGAGAAT TTCAATTTATGGCACAGCAGCAATAAAGAAGTGCATATTATGGTCAGTCCACAAAAGCTCATGCAACTACAAAACTATACGCGCTCCTATAATCTGCCTTTGGAAGTAATGGTGTCAAATGTGCAGAG TCGTATCGATACAGAAAAATCCACTAAATCCACAGATGATCTCTCATTTGGTTGGACACGCTATTATCCCTTATCAGCAATCGAAGAATTTTTAGATGACATATTGGCGACGCATCCACTTGTTACGAGTGAAATAAATATTGGCACATCCTATGAGGGACGTAAAATACGTGGCATTAAAATCTCTTATAAATCGGGCAATCCCGGCATATTCATCGAATCCAATATACATGCACGAGAATGGATCACCTCAGCGACCGCGACTTGGTTAATCAATGAATTACTCACTTCGGAAGATGAAAATGTGGTGAATTTGGCCCAAAACCATGATTGGTATATTGTGCCAGTTTTGAATGTGGATGGTTTTGTCTATACACATGAAACG GATCGCATGTGGCGCAAAACTCGCCAACCAGTGGAGGGTTCGTCATGCATTGGGGCAGATCCGAATCGCAACTACAATTCACATTGGATGGAGAGTAATGGCGCTTCTTCGAATCCCTGCGATGAGACATATGCCGGTCCGGTAGCGTTCTCAGAGCCGGAGGTTAAGGCCCTTGCCGATTATGTCACTAGCATTAAGGATCGTATCAATATTATGCTCGCCTTTCATTCCTACAGTCAAGTGTTACTTTCTCCTTATGGCTGGACGCAAGTGCCTCCTACAAATCACAATGATTTGATCGCAGTGGCGAAGGCTTATTCAGATGCGGTCAAAGCGCTGCCTTATAACACGACTTATACTTATGGTTCTACAGCGGATGTAATGT ATTACGCCTCTGGTGCCACCAATGATTGGGCTTACAGTGAACAGGGTATTGAACTCTCATACACCATCGAATTCCGAGATACGGGACGTTATGGTTTTATACTACCTCCGGTGCAGATAATACCACATTGTGAAGATACACTTGCCGGATTAGTGGCTCTGGTAAAAAGCGCTGACGAATTGGGTTATCTCAAGATTAAATACGAAGATTAA